AGGATAGAAGTCTGCAATTATAATTTCATCAACTAAACTTGCTCTCGCCATTTGATGAAGATGCTCAGCAACCTGACTAACACTTCCAATAACAAAGCGTTCTTTATTTCGTTCCCTAGCCAGCTCTTCTTGAGGAGTGTATATATGATTTTGAGCTTCGTCAGGTGTAGGTAAAGTTAGATTTCTCGTCCCTGTGCTCATCTGTGCCCACATTAACTCCGCCGGTCCTGCAATATATTTAGCCTCTTCTTCCGTCTCAGCTGTGATAACGATCGTCGCTAACATACTTTGGGGTTCATTTAAATATGACGAAGGTTTAAAATTCGAACGGTAAGCTCTTAAAACGGGAATAGCCAGTTGTGGTGCCAAATGAGCTGCAAATACAAACCCTAATCCTTTTTCCAAGGCAAAATGTAATCCGCCCTCGCTAGATCCCAGCATAAACATATCTGGAACCATTGATTTATCTCCAGGAGGATTGATGTGACTAAACGGGTGGGAATCTTTAAAGTTACGGTCAAAAAAGGAAAGCAGAATATCTAATTGCTCTGGAAAGTCATTCACCTCCATTAATTCTCGGGACCTTAGTAATGCCCACATGGTCCGGCCATCAGCTCCAGAAGCCCTGCCAATCCCAAGATCAACACGCCCTGGATACAATCCTTCGAGAAGAGTAAAGTTCTCCATTACTTTCAAGGGGCTGTGATTAGGCAACATGATCCCCCCGGAACCTACTCGAATTCTTTTGGTTTGAGCTGCTGCATGTAGGCTTAACAAGTCTGGTGAAGTCCCCATCAAAGTTGTTGTATTATGATGTTCAGTGAACCAATACCTGTTGTACCCCCACCGTTCTGCAAATTGAACCATTTCCGTTATGTTTTGAAGACTTTGCCTTGCATCAATTCCTTTATAGATATGAACGAAGTCTAAAATTGAAAGTTTTAGACTATTTGCTGTATTCACTTATCAGCAACTCCTTTCTATGTTATATTTACTTAGCTTGCTAAATGATTGCTGACATAAGCATAAAGTCAATATGTTCAGCTGCAAAGAGGGCAATATAAATGGACATGGTACAACTGTTTGTACCTTTTGACTAGGAGTGATATCAATGAAGGTTTGTAATGAAGGATTTGACAAAGAATTTATGGATGATAAAAGGGATATGTATGCGATAGCCTTCACCCAAAATGTTCTTTCAGGACGTTGGAAATATTTTATCTTATGGTTTCTAAAAGGAGAAACACGCCGTTATACGGATATAAAAAAATTTCTTGGAGGGTTATCACAAGGCTCGATCACCAATCAACTTAGGGAGCTTGAGAACGATGGGGTCATTAAACGTGAAGTATATCCGGAAGTTCCTCCGCGGGTAGAGTATTCGTTAACAGACAAGGGTATCAAATTACTTCCGATCCTTGAAAAAATGGAGGACTTCGGTAAAGAATACGGCGATAAACCCGAATTCGATGAAGGTTAGAACAAAGACAAAATCCCATATGCAGGTTTCTCTGCAAATGGGACAGTTCTCTTATACAGTGTCGATCTTAACCCGGCTAAACTCCGTTATGCCCTGGCTAACCAAAACAGCAAGTTTACCATGCTGAATATCGTACATTCGGGTACCCATCGTCACCTCCCCACCTACTAAAATTTGCATTTTGGCCCCCTCTTCATCGAGCTATAGTTCATTTAGTCGAATTCGCAATTTTTATTTTCCGTTTTCCAGATACTTCTTGATTTTATCGAGATCAATATCATTTGTTATTTTATATCGCTCCGTAGAAGAATTTTTATAATTAGTGATTACCATATGCTTTGTATCATATAGACTAATTCCGAATTTTTTTTCTCCTTGGTTCCTAAGTATAATATAATACGTTTCTATAGAAGTATCAGGAAGTTTCTTCACTCTTTTCAATTTTAAAGGAGCTAAAGAATCTAAAATTTGATCTGTATCTTCCTTATTTTTCAGAACCAATGTATTTCCAGTGTATTGAATTAATAGCATAGAAGTGACTTCCTTATTCCCAATCTTTTCGATAACTTCTTTCGTAAACGTTGTATTAGGATACATACGATTCTTTAACCCCGTGAAATCAAGTTGCATAACTAGTATTGCTAATAAGACAATCAGGTATCCGAAAGCAACAGGTGAACGACGTTTCATTAGGATGATCACGCTCCTCATAAGATGTTTTGAGAATGTCCGCTATGGAGAAGATTCCCGTAATGTTTTAGTATTTATTATTCCAAATAGCTTTCGGCAAGTTTCATCAAGGTTTCTTTGCTTACTTTATTTATGTCTCCACGTAAAGTATAGGCGTATTTCACCTTTTTGTCAGGGCTCTCGTATACCCATTTCAGCTCGTGGGTCTGCGAAGGAGCAAATTCTGTAAGCAGCATTTCTACTCCCTTCACTTGAACCTTCTCCTGCTTAAATTCAACGTTCTCGTCAATATACATTGTAGGATCGCTCTTTCCACTCAGATTAGTGATATTAACCCCGATTTTATCTTCGCCATTTTGATACGTAGCAAAGAGAAGGAAAAACTGATCTGTCATTTCAACCGGCATCATGGCATATCCCTGATTGGATTCTTCCGCCTGCTTTCTCAGCTTTTCTGCCATTTTCTTTTTTTCTTCCGAAGAAGGAGGATTCACTTCCTGAGCATTTTTAAAGATTACGTCCGCCTTTTGGAATGTATAATTTCCATTAACTTTGTCTGCGATCTTAATTGA
This window of the Paenibacillus sp. FSL R10-2734 genome carries:
- a CDS encoding LLM class flavin-dependent oxidoreductase → MNTANSLKLSILDFVHIYKGIDARQSLQNITEMVQFAERWGYNRYWFTEHHNTTTLMGTSPDLLSLHAAAQTKRIRVGSGGIMLPNHSPLKVMENFTLLEGLYPGRVDLGIGRASGADGRTMWALLRSRELMEVNDFPEQLDILLSFFDRNFKDSHPFSHINPPGDKSMVPDMFMLGSSEGGLHFALEKGLGFVFAAHLAPQLAIPVLRAYRSNFKPSSYLNEPQSMLATIVITAETEEEAKYIAGPAELMWAQMSTGTRNLTLPTPDEAQNHIYTPQEELARERNKERFVIGSVSQVAEHLHQMARASLVDEIIIADFYPNQESRKKGHELLAKEIGLTH
- a CDS encoding helix-turn-helix domain-containing protein, which produces MKVCNEGFDKEFMDDKRDMYAIAFTQNVLSGRWKYFILWFLKGETRRYTDIKKFLGGLSQGSITNQLRELENDGVIKREVYPEVPPRVEYSLTDKGIKLLPILEKMEDFGKEYGDKPEFDEG